The Bacteroidota bacterium DNA segment AAAAAACTCGCAAGGTCTGAATATGAATTCCACCTTTTATTTTGACGGTATTAAAGGTATGCCAATGCGCACAGAAATTGAAGTGGAAGGCATGGTAATTTCGATGGAGCTAATAAATATGGAAACCAAAAAACCATCAAAGACACATTTTACTTTGCCTAAAGATTATGCGGTAAAACCATTTGATGCCAATACTTTTATGAATGGTGAGTAATAATAAAAGCCGTTAATTAAAGGGAATTGACCCCGGTTCATAAAGTTGCAATATTGATTGTATGTTGCATAAATTAAAATACATTATCTTTACACTCGCTCTGGATTTAAATCAATACATCTCTCATTGTTCCTTAACGGACTGTTCGCTGTGTTTTTTTGTCCGTGCAAAATCATTGATCATTTAAAAAACAATTAGAGTACATGAACATTTTTGTAGGTAAACTGAATTACAGTACTACCGAAGACACGCTACGGAACGCTTTTGAGGCCTTTGGCCAGGTTGATTCTGTTAAAATTATTATGGACAACCAAACAGGTCGTTCTAAAGGATTTGGTTTCGTTGAAATGCCGGATAATACCCAGGCTAACGATGCTATAAATGGCCTGAACGAGTCAGAAATTGACGGACGCAGTGTTGTTGTAAATAAAGCCCGCCCTAAAACCGAAGGTGGTGGTGGTGGCGGAGGATTTGCGCCAAAGCGTAACAACTTCAATCGCAATCGTTATTAAGCAGAAAAAATTAGGCCGCCCACCAACCGCTCCGCCGAAACTCCGTGATGGTTTCTATGTAGAAATCCGTCGCACAGGAGATACTTCAGCGATGAAAATGCGGTTTGATACTATGGTAGAAGCAGAAAACGCCATAGATCAATATCGTCGTACACATGATGTGAATTTTTACGGCAAGGTGAAAGACGGTAAGGTGGTAAGCTCCAAATAACGGCATTCGGTCAAATTAAGAATTTTAAAGACACCTCTAATGTAGGGGTTGTCTTTTTTTTGTTATATCTCAGAATAAAATGAAAATTCTTTTTGTACATAATTGGAGTTGTTTACCGTTAATCCCAATATGAATTCCAAAATTCTTACTTCCTTATTTCTATTTATTTCATCCTTTCATCTCCAGGCACAGGATCATGCTTTGATCGTTTATTTTGAATTTAATGTAGCTGAACTTCCTGTTAATGAACGTATGCGCCTGCTATATTTTTTAGATGATAGCTTAGATAAAGAACGCAGTTACAGCATTCAAATTAAAGGCTATTGCGATTTTATTGACAACGACACTTATAACAATACCCTTTCTCAAGAAAGAGCAGACAATGTAAAAAATATATTGTTGAGTAATGGAGTAAAAGAATCTGCAATTGCGCTTTGCAAAGGTTATGGTGAAAAAAGTGCAGATGATAGAAAAGGTTCCGAAACAGAAAGACAATTACAACGCAGAGTGGAAATAAATTTTATATGTAATTGCCATGAGCAAACTACTGTTTTAAATGATGATGATGAAAAAAAAGAGGAAACATTGGAAGATGAAAAAGAGGAATATTTTGTAGAAGGCGATATTGATATTACTAAGTATGATGTGGGTGATAAGTTCGCTCTGGAGAGTTTACATTTTATTGGAGGTCGTCATAAACTATTACCGGAAAGTATGCCCCCTCTAAAAAATTTATTGAAAGTGATGAAAGAAAATCCAACGTTACACATTTTAATCATCGGACATATTTGTTGTGAGCCAGATATATCTATTGATGGATATGATTACGATACACATACCCAGAATCTATCCTATAACAGGGCAAAAGAAATTTATGAATACTTAGTGCGCAATGGAATTGATGGCAAACGCATGGATTTTAAAGGTATGGGTGGCAAAGAAAAAATTTATCCATATGAAACGACAGAAGAACAGCGCACAGCAAACAGAAGAGTGGAAATAGAAGTTGTAGAAATGTAATTATTCGTCGAGAAGCGCTTTTAAATTATCCAATTCAAAAGCATTATTTTTTTCATTGGATTTTACATATAGATTTTGCAACCACGACAGATATTCTCTTAATACTGTTTTGTTGGAAGCGGGTAAAAAATATTTTTCATCTGCCAACATATCTACTTTATTTAAATAGACTGTAATTTCTTTTTCGCCAAATGCCAATCCTTTGTTGTAAGGATTGATATAAAACAATACATCACTGCGCAAACTTTCCATATCTGTGAAGTCAATGATATATTCTTTGCAACGGGTAAGAATAAAATGACTTGCGAGACAAACTCCATACACCGGCATTTCTAATTGCTGACAAAGAATTAAATACAATAAGCCCAATGAAAAATGATTCCCTTTATTTTTATCGAGTACATTATGAAAATAACTCAATGGTAAATCGGCAGCAGGATCTATGTTTCCCGAAAAACCCATTTGATTAAACAGCACTTGATTCACCACATTTACTTGCTCCAACGGTGACAGATAATTATTTAATCCCAGCCAAATATCTTTTTTAATTTTTTGAATCTTTGCTGTGATTTCAGCTTCATCCAATTCAGGATATCGATGGCGATTGATAATTAATGTTCCTTTCAATAAATCATCAGAATCGGATCGAATCCAATCTTTAAAATCTTTTTCTACAGTTGTAAATTGTATATGCTTAATAATTCCTTCAATACGTTCCTGAGCCAACTGATCGGGAATAGAGGTATATGCATCTTCAAGTTTACTAATTACTTGCGGGCCATAAGAAAATAAACGCTGTGCCACATGATCAAATACTTCGTTATCTGAGTCATCCAATAAAGCAATCAGCGCTTGTATTTCTTTTTCTGCCGCATCCATGCTGAACTATTTTTTCACTTTTTTAGATTTTGGTTTAGCACCACTCTTTGCTTTAGTACTTGCTTTTGATTTAGTCTCACCTTCTGATTTAGAGTTGCCTTTTCCTTTAGCACCGCCTTTAGTTTTACCACCACCTGTAGGTTTACTTGTCGCAATAATTTCATTTACTTCCTCTAATGATAAACCTGCTGCTTCTGTACCTTTAGGAATACGGTAATTTTCTTTTCCTTTTTTTATATAAGGCCCATATCTCCCATTTAATATTTGTATCTCATTTTCAGGCCAATCATGTATAATTTTATTTGCATCTTTTTCATCTTTGATTTTTATCAATTCAATTGACTCAGCTAATGTAATTGAAATTGCTTCGAGATGTTTTGGAATAGAATAAAATTTACTGTTCCATCTTACATAAGGTCCGAATCTACCAATTGCGGCTACCACTTCTTTACCTTCATATTCACCAACTGATTTCGGCAATTTAAAAAGTTCTAATGCTTCATCCAAAGTAATAGTTTGCATATTTTGACTTTTCAGCAAGCCTGCAAATTTTGGTTTTTCTTCTTTTTGTGTATCGCCCATTACTGCAATCGGGCCGTACTTTCCCATGCGTACACTTACTGGTAGTCCTGTGTCAGGAGCCACACCTAATTGACGCTCTCCTGTAACACGCTGTGCGGTTTTTTCTGTTTCTTCTAATGTTTTATGAAACGGAAAATAGAAATCACCAATCATCTTCGGCCAATTTATTTTACCTACTGCTATTTCATCAAACTGCTCTTCTACCTTCGCAGTGAAGTTAAAATCCATGATAGTCATAAAATTTTCTACAAGAAATTGAGTAACCAACATGCCTAAATCTGTTGGAAATAATTTTGATTTTTCTGCTCCGGTAATTTCAGTAAGTACTTTACGCTTTACTTCTTTCTCACTCAGATTTAATTGTACATATTTTCTTTCCAATCCATCCTTATCTTGCTTAATTGCATATTCTCTTTTCTGAATTGTACTAATGGTTGGTGCATATGTTGAAGGACGACCAATACCCAACTCTTCTAGTTTGCGCACTAAACTTGCTTCTGTATATCTTGGTGCGGGACGTGTGAATCTTTCGGTTGCAGAAATATCTGTTGGAGTTAAATTATCATTCACATTTAAAGGAGGAATAATGGAATCATCTTCCTGTTCCACATCATCATCTTTTGATTCGGTATATAATTTTAAAAATCCATCAAATATGATTACCTCACCTTTTGCATGAAATTTTTCAGAGCGAGTACTTATATCAATAGTAACATTTGTTTTTTCTAATTCAGCATCACTCATTTGGGATGCAAGAGTACGTCGCCATATTAATTTATACAAACGTTTTTCATCATTACCCGCTTCAATATCCTGCGCTTCCATATATGTCGGTCTGATTGCCTCATGCGCTTCTTGAGCACCAGATGATTTTGTTTTATACTTTCTAGGATTTGAATATTTTTCACCAAACTGTTTTACAATTTCAGTTTTTGCCGCATCAATTGCAAGTTCAGATAAATTCACAGAATCAGTACGCATGTAAGTGATGTGTCCTTCTTCATATAATTTTTGTGCAACCACCATTGTGCGACTTACAGAATAACCAAGTTTAGCACTTGCTTCCTGTTGCAATGTAGATGTGGTGAATGGTGCTGATGGCGAACGTTTACCCGGCTTAACAGTAATATCTGCTACCGTAAATTCTGCTCCAATACATTTATCTAAAAAATCTTTTGCTTCTTTTTCCTGATCAAATTTTTGATTTAACTCTGCTTTTAATTGTGCAGTTTTCTTACCGTTATTTACTGCAAATATTCCGGCAACTTTGAAGCTGCTTGTAGCGGTAAAATCGATAATTTCATTTTCTCTTTCCACTAATAATCGCACAGCAACAGATTGCACTCTTCCCGCAGATAATGATCTTGATAAATTTATTTTCTTCCATAATAAAGGAGATAATTCAAACCCAACTAATCTGTCTAACACACGACGAGCTTGTTGTGCATTTACCAAATCCATATTTAAATTGCGTGGATTATCCACTGCTTTTTGTATTGCAGATTTTGTTATTTCGTGAAATACAATTCGTTTTGCTTCCTTCGGATCTAAACCTAATACTTCACATAAATGCCAGGAAATTGCTTCTCCCTCACGGTCCTCATCCGTCGCTAACCAAATTTCTTCGGCGCCCTTTGCAAGCTTTTTTAATTCCTTTACAACATCTTCTTTGTCCGCAGGAATTACATATTTCGGTGCAAATTCATTTTCAATATCAATAGAAAAATTACTCTTTTCCAAATCACGAATATGTCCGTAACAAGACTTCACAATAAATTCCTTTCCCAGAAATTTCTCTATTGTTTTTGCCTTTGCGGGCGACTCTACTATCATTAAATTTTTTGCCATGTGTTGGGTATTAACTGTCATTGATTCGGTGCAAATATAACTTTATGCCGAAATAGCAAATTTTCACTGACTATTTCTTATGACAAGGAAACCAGGACGCAAATCAGATAAAGTGGGTTGAATGTCGCTGATTATAAGGCTTGTATCGTGGCGTGCAAGCCTTGTAAAATAATTATTTTATTAATTACAGGAATAGAAGTTTGTATTTTTTTTATGTCACTTCAGGAAAAAGTTTGACTTAACATTGAAATCAAAATTGCCGATATCGGTTTAATGTGAAAATGCTTTATTCCAATTCTTTAAAACTATTTATCAGGATGTAGGAGTTTTTTTGTGGTTTCATTATTTTAAAAATATTCATCAGATAATACATGTGAAATATTTTTTTAAAACTAATACCAACAATTACAATTTTGGATGATATTAAATTAAATCAAAGAAAAGATATGATAACTGAGTTTGCAGCAACAGAAGATTTATATAAAGTTATTTTTGGTTATCATGTGTTATCCATAACAGATCATCTGTATTATATCCAATCTCTTTTGCAATATTTAAATAATTATTTTTTATATACTCAGGAATTTTTGTTTCCCGAGAAAGAATCCATAAATATTTAAGATTAGCTCCGGCAATCAGTGCATATTTATATTCACTATCAATCGCAATAACATTATATCCGGAATAAAAGGGGCCAAAGAAAGATACTTTTAATTTAGCAATACTATCATCACCCACAAATTTTGCTTTACCAATTGCCTGTTCCCATTTTTTCTCTTTCGTATTATATCCTTGATTATCTACTTTGATAGTTCCCTTATCATTTAATGAATATTCGGCGGTGGTATTATTCAAATCTCTTTCGTATTTAAAATCTAATCTTGCTATTTCATACCATTTGCCCAAATATTTTTCTTTATTAAAAGACGATACCGCTTCTGCTCCTTTGGGAATAGTAGCGCAAGAAAATAATGCTGTCATAAATAATAGTGATAGTGATAAATAAATTAATGTATTATTCTTCATATCTAAACAAACATCGCCCATATCCACTTTGTTTATTCTTATTTAAATTGCATCTAATAATACTTGTGGTATTTTTTGAGAGCATTTCATTTCCGGGTTTTGAATCTCTTGCATTCGTTCATATCCCACTTTAGCTAACCATTGTTTAAAAGGCTCTGCATTGGGTGAAGGAATTGATTGGATCATGCGGAGAAGATTAGGAGTATCTAAACAATCAGTGGCATATTTTTTACCATCGGATGCTTCTAATTTCAGTTGTACGATTTTTTCGTACAACTGACTTCCTTCCTTTGAAAGTTTCTTTTTTAAATCGCTCCAATACCGTTTGGGTATACTACTCCCCGTTAATATCTCAATCACATCCACCACCGAGAAATACCAAATTTCATTTTCTTCGTCCCAATGCGTACGGACTTTTTTTGATTCGAATAATTTAATTGAATTCATAGACTAAAACTATTAAAAAATCGTGATGCATTCATGCGAAAATCTATTTCTTTTTCCACTTAATTACAATTGTTTATAATTACTTATCTGAAAAGGAATATCCAAAAAAAAGTAAAGATTATAATAAGCGTTATCCATGTTTTATATACACTATTTAATTATAAATTTTTTTTATTTTTTTATTTAAGTAGATTTTTGCCAACCCAAACTTATTTATTGCGGTTATGTTGAAAGTATTTAATCTTATGCTTATACCTTTGTAAATAAATTTTTTAAAATGGCGATTACTGAAAAAGCGATTCTCGACGCACTGAGTTATGTGGATGATCCTGATTTGAAGAAGGATTTAGTATCCTTAAATATGGTGCAGGATATTAAGATAGATGGCAACAAAGTAAGTTTTACAGTGATACTTACTACACCTGCCTGCCCAATGAAAGAACAAATTCAACATGCTTGTATCACTGCAATAAAAAAATTGGTGGATGCAAATGCAGAAGTGGAAGTAAAAATGGGTTCTAATGTAAGTTCAGCTCGTAAATCAAATGAAGTATTATTACCCGGTGTAAAAAATATTATTGTTATTTGTTCCGGAAAAGGTGGTGTTGGCAAATCCACTATCACAGTAAATCTCGCAATGGGTCTTGCAGAAACAGGAGCTAAAGTGGGAATTATTGATGCGGATATTTACGGACCTTCTATTCCTTTAATGCTTGGTTTACAGGATGCAAAACCAAAGATTAAAGATATCAATGGCAAGGCTACTATTATTCCTGTAGAGAAATTTGGATTGAAAGTGTTGTCCATCGGATTTTTGGTGGATCCATCACAAGCAGTGGTGTGGAGAGGACCGATGGTTTCTTCTGCATTGCGTCAATTTGTAAGCGATTGCGATTGGGGAGAACTCGATTATTTAGTAATTGATCTTCCTCCGGGAACCGGTGATGTGCATTTAACTTTAGTGCAAACAGTTCCGGTTACAGGTGCTGTTGTGGTAACTACTCCACAAGAAGTTGCAATTGCTGATGCCCGCAAAGCAGCTGCGATGTTTAATATGCCGAATATTAATGTGCCCATAATTGGTGTGGTTGAAAATATGGCCTGGTTTACTCCGGAAGAATTACCGGAAAACAAATATTTTATTTTTGGTGAAGGTGGCGGACAAAAACTCGCCGATGAATTAAAAATTCCTTTACTCAGTCAAATACCATTAGTGCAGGGAATTCGTGAAGGTGGTGATAACGGTAAGCCCGCATTTAAAAATCCACAGGTAGAACAAGCATTTGAAGAAATGGTAAAAAATACTGCTCGATTTATTTCTATTCGAAATGAATCTGCGGCTCCCACAAAAAAGGTGGAAGTGTTACTTTAATAATTACAGTAATTTTGTTTCTGAATACATTATGAGTTTACCTAAAGACATTTACGAAAAAGTAGAATCATCGCTGGATACTATCCGCCCTTATTTAAATGCGGATGGTGGTGATATTCAGATAGTAGAAATTACGGATGATATGATAGTGAGAGTTAAACTATTGGGTGCATGCGAAACTTGTCCGATGAGTTTTATGACCATGAAAGCCGGAGTGGAAGAATCTATTCGCAATGCTATTCCAGAAATAAAATCTATTGAAACAGTTTCCTGATTAATTACTCCATTATTATATTCTATAAATTTGCGGTAAAGCACAATGAACCGCAACCAATTAATACAATCCATACGAGATAAAAAATCTTACCTCTGTATTGGTTTAGATACTGACCTCAATAAAATTCCTCCACATCTTCTCGATAATGAAGATCCTGTTTTTGAATTCAATAAACAGATAATTGATTCTACAAAAAAGTATTGTGTTGCCTACAAACCAAACACTGCATTTTATGAAGCGTATGGAAGTAAAGGTTGGCAAAGTTTAGAAAAAACAATTGCATATATCGGCGACTCTCATTTTATAATTGCAGATGCAAAAAGAGCTGATATCGGAAATACATCACAACGCTATGCAGAAGCATTTTTTAAAACAATGCAAGCGGATGCAATTACTGTGGCTCCTTATATGGGATCAGATTCTGTTACGCCATTTTTTATGGATGAGAAATGGGTTATACTACTTGCACTTACGTCCAATACAGGTAGCAATGATTTTCAATTACAGATATCCGAAGGGAAGAAATTATTTGAACAAGTTATTCTTCGCTCACAACAATGGGGTACCACAGAAAATTTGATGTATGTTGTTGGTGCTACACATCCAAATGTGTTTCAACATATCAGAAGATTTGCTCCTGATCATTTTTTATTAGTGCCCGGTGTAGGTGCACAAGGCGGAGATTTAAAAGCAATTTCTGAACATGGA contains these protein-coding regions:
- a CDS encoding RNA-binding protein; the encoded protein is MNIFVGKLNYSTTEDTLRNAFEAFGQVDSVKIIMDNQTGRSKGFGFVEMPDNTQANDAINGLNESEIDGRSVVVNKARPKTEGGGGGGGFAPKRNNFNRNRY
- a CDS encoding OmpA family protein, whose translation is MNSKILTSLFLFISSFHLQAQDHALIVYFEFNVAELPVNERMRLLYFLDDSLDKERSYSIQIKGYCDFIDNDTYNNTLSQERADNVKNILLSNGVKESAIALCKGYGEKSADDRKGSETERQLQRRVEINFICNCHEQTTVLNDDDEKKEETLEDEKEEYFVEGDIDITKYDVGDKFALESLHFIGGRHKLLPESMPPLKNLLKVMKENPTLHILIIGHICCEPDISIDGYDYDTHTQNLSYNRAKEIYEYLVRNGIDGKRMDFKGMGGKEKIYPYETTEEQRTANRRVEIEVVEM
- a CDS encoding transglutaminase family protein yields the protein MDAAEKEIQALIALLDDSDNEVFDHVAQRLFSYGPQVISKLEDAYTSIPDQLAQERIEGIIKHIQFTTVEKDFKDWIRSDSDDLLKGTLIINRHRYPELDEAEITAKIQKIKKDIWLGLNNYLSPLEQVNVVNQVLFNQMGFSGNIDPAADLPLSYFHNVLDKNKGNHFSLGLLYLILCQQLEMPVYGVCLASHFILTRCKEYIIDFTDMESLRSDVLFYINPYNKGLAFGEKEITVYLNKVDMLADEKYFLPASNKTVLREYLSWLQNLYVKSNEKNNAFELDNLKALLDE
- the topA gene encoding type I DNA topoisomerase yields the protein MAKNLMIVESPAKAKTIEKFLGKEFIVKSCYGHIRDLEKSNFSIDIENEFAPKYVIPADKEDVVKELKKLAKGAEEIWLATDEDREGEAISWHLCEVLGLDPKEAKRIVFHEITKSAIQKAVDNPRNLNMDLVNAQQARRVLDRLVGFELSPLLWKKINLSRSLSAGRVQSVAVRLLVERENEIIDFTATSSFKVAGIFAVNNGKKTAQLKAELNQKFDQEKEAKDFLDKCIGAEFTVADITVKPGKRSPSAPFTTSTLQQEASAKLGYSVSRTMVVAQKLYEEGHITYMRTDSVNLSELAIDAAKTEIVKQFGEKYSNPRKYKTKSSGAQEAHEAIRPTYMEAQDIEAGNDEKRLYKLIWRRTLASQMSDAELEKTNVTIDISTRSEKFHAKGEVIIFDGFLKLYTESKDDDVEQEDDSIIPPLNVNDNLTPTDISATERFTRPAPRYTEASLVRKLEELGIGRPSTYAPTISTIQKREYAIKQDKDGLERKYVQLNLSEKEVKRKVLTEITGAEKSKLFPTDLGMLVTQFLVENFMTIMDFNFTAKVEEQFDEIAVGKINWPKMIGDFYFPFHKTLEETEKTAQRVTGERQLGVAPDTGLPVSVRMGKYGPIAVMGDTQKEEKPKFAGLLKSQNMQTITLDEALELFKLPKSVGEYEGKEVVAAIGRFGPYVRWNSKFYSIPKHLEAISITLAESIELIKIKDEKDANKIIHDWPENEIQILNGRYGPYIKKGKENYRIPKGTEAAGLSLEEVNEIIATSKPTGGGKTKGGAKGKGNSKSEGETKSKASTKAKSGAKPKSKKVKK
- a CDS encoding lipocalin family protein; protein product: MKNNTLIYLSLSLLFMTALFSCATIPKGAEAVSSFNKEKYLGKWYEIARLDFKYERDLNNTTAEYSLNDKGTIKVDNQGYNTKEKKWEQAIGKAKFVGDDSIAKLKVSFFGPFYSGYNVIAIDSEYKYALIAGANLKYLWILSRETKIPEYIKNNYLNIAKEIGYNTDDLLWITHDNQK
- a CDS encoding Bro-N domain-containing protein — its product is MNSIKLFESKKVRTHWDEENEIWYFSVVDVIEILTGSSIPKRYWSDLKKKLSKEGSQLYEKIVQLKLEASDGKKYATDCLDTPNLLRMIQSIPSPNAEPFKQWLAKVGYERMQEIQNPEMKCSQKIPQVLLDAI
- a CDS encoding Mrp/NBP35 family ATP-binding protein codes for the protein MAITEKAILDALSYVDDPDLKKDLVSLNMVQDIKIDGNKVSFTVILTTPACPMKEQIQHACITAIKKLVDANAEVEVKMGSNVSSARKSNEVLLPGVKNIIVICSGKGGVGKSTITVNLAMGLAETGAKVGIIDADIYGPSIPLMLGLQDAKPKIKDINGKATIIPVEKFGLKVLSIGFLVDPSQAVVWRGPMVSSALRQFVSDCDWGELDYLVIDLPPGTGDVHLTLVQTVPVTGAVVVTTPQEVAIADARKAAAMFNMPNINVPIIGVVENMAWFTPEELPENKYFIFGEGGGQKLADELKIPLLSQIPLVQGIREGGDNGKPAFKNPQVEQAFEEMVKNTARFISIRNESAAPTKKVEVLL
- a CDS encoding NifU family protein; translated protein: MSLPKDIYEKVESSLDTIRPYLNADGGDIQIVEITDDMIVRVKLLGACETCPMSFMTMKAGVEESIRNAIPEIKSIETVS
- the pyrF gene encoding orotidine-5'-phosphate decarboxylase, producing MNRNQLIQSIRDKKSYLCIGLDTDLNKIPPHLLDNEDPVFEFNKQIIDSTKKYCVAYKPNTAFYEAYGSKGWQSLEKTIAYIGDSHFIIADAKRADIGNTSQRYAEAFFKTMQADAITVAPYMGSDSVTPFFMDEKWVILLALTSNTGSNDFQLQISEGKKLFEQVILRSQQWGTTENLMYVVGATHPNVFQHIRRFAPDHFLLVPGVGAQGGDLKAISEHGLNKDCGLLVNSSRNIIYASNGNDFAEKASLAASEIQQVMEVLLRSKKIIL